The genomic window GTTGGCCTTCCTCACATTTCTGAATCATGATCTGTAGCTCAGGGGATTCAGTGGCCGTCGTCCTGTATCGACTGCTGTATCCCCAGTAACGATTTATCTCACATGGTAAGGAGTAAAACCACCATGGCCTATGGAGGTAAATACTGCAGAGTACAATGGCTGTAATGGAGAAACCTATTCCTATCAGATTCAGAATCACATTGAAGATGACCTGAAATAAAAGATACAAAACCATCACAGGCGTTAAAACCACCCAGCAGAAGTTTAATTTAATTAAACAAGTTCTCATCAGTTTATGGGCATGTTATAAATGAGCCTGTTATAAAACTGAACCACTCACCAGACATGGACTGGGGAACTTCTCTGACAAAATGCACATGATGCCAAAGAAAATGAACTAGAAAAGAGATTTAAATGATCATTCCTTCAAAAAACAAAATGCTGTTAACACTTCTAAAtttcaaatataaatacagaacagaataaaaaggCATCGTCAGCTTGTTTACCAGACTTCCAAGCCAAAAGGTAAACACCGGAGCCCACCAATAGTTGTTGGTGCAGACGAAGAGGATGGTTCCAAAACCAATGTTCAGTATTCCAACCATGACCTGCAAAGCCTGTAAAAGGGAGAACATTCACTCTATTATAACTCTGAAAATGTTAGTTTTCTTGCTAGTAATTTAGTTATTTTACCACTTGTTATTATCAtattaattactattattattatcattattatcatcaccagtcgcaagtgtttgctccaggaggattctgttgggtttctgtagaattgacttagagtctggttttgaccaactctatatataaaatgtcaagagataacttttttgtgatctggcgctatataaataaaatttgattgatt from Sphaeramia orbicularis chromosome 16, fSphaOr1.1, whole genome shotgun sequence includes these protein-coding regions:
- the LOC115435637 gene encoding membrane-spanning 4-domains subfamily A member 15-like isoform X2, whose product is MSVTMAKADGVTVFTLTSDPNSACPPLCQMFKGLCYSPVCCSVSQPLRRLQGTSQSVLGALQVMVGILNIGFGTILFVCTNNYWWAPVFTFWLGSLFIFFGIMCILSEKFPSPCLVIFNVILNLIGIGFSITAIVLCSIYLHRPWWFYSLPCEINRYWGYSSRYRTTATESPELQIMIQKCEEGQHLIMMLIKSIRILLIGLSVLELCITISSVVLGIKALRKRGKEQNKSSEVPEHYKELLEDATANATA
- the LOC115435637 gene encoding membrane-spanning 4-domains subfamily A member 15-like isoform X1, whose amino-acid sequence is MSVTMAKADGVTVFTLTSDPNSACPPLCQMFKGLCYSPVCCSVSQPLRRLQGTSQSVLGALQVMVGILNIGFGTILFVCTNNYWWAPVFTFWLGSLFIFFGIMCILSEKFPSPCLVIFNVILNLIGIGFSITAIVLCSIYLHRPWWFYSLPCEINRYWGYSSRYRTTATESPELQIMIQKCEEGQHLIMMLIKSIRILLIGLSVLELCITISSVVLGIKALRKRGKEQNKSSEVPEHYKELLEDATTNATV